In Clostridium sp. 'White wine YQ', the DNA window AGTATTGACTTTAAATTACAACTTTGCTAATATTAAGTAGAAATATGTCGAAGGATGTAAAATGAGGAGGAAAATTTATGAAATCAACAGGTGTAGTAAGAAGAGTAGATGAATTAGGAAGAATCGTTATCCCAATAGAGTTAAGAAGAACTCTTGATATTGCGGAAAAAGATGCTTTAGAAATATATGTAGATGGTGAACAAATTATATTAAAGAAATATGAACCAGCTTGCATATTCTGTGGTGACGCAAGAGATGTTGTAAACTATAAAGGTAAAAACATCTGCAAAAATTGTTTAGCAGAATTAAAGAAGTAAGATAGTTTATTTATCTTTCAATCTCTCCACACAAACTCTTTTCCCCAAGCGTTTGTGGTATTAAAGCACTTCTTCCCCAGAAGTGCTTTTTTTACTCTTTAGGAATTTATAATATTCTAAGGTTGAGGATAACATTATAAGTATCCTAGATAATTTTAACTTTATATCCCAACTCCATATTTATATACTTCAGATTTAGATAAACCTCTTTCTTTAGCAACTTTTTTTATGGCCTCTTTCTTATCCAAACCTTCATCTATAAATTTAATTATATGTTCTTCTATAGTCAGGTTTTCCCACTTGGCTTTAGCTTCTTCTACTAATTCTTGATCACTTTTCCCACTTAAAACTAATACAAATTCCCCTTTAATATTATTACTTGAGAAATATTCAATCACGTCTTCCAATTTGCCCCTAACAAAAGTTTCATGTAGTTTAGTTAGTTCTTTACATGCTGATATTTCTCTATTACCAAAGGATTCTCTTAGAAACTTTAAAGTTTCTAATAATCTATGGGGTGCTTCATAAAAAATCAAAGTATCTCGGTACTCTTTTATTTCTTCAACTAATTCTCTTCTATCTTTTGTTTCTCGTGGCAGAAATCCCCTAAAGGAAAATTTAGTTGTATCTAGACCAGATGCTACAAGTGCTGTTATTATTGCTGTAGCTCCTGGCAACACTTCAAACTCCACACCTTCTTCTATGCATTTTCTTATAATAACACTTCCTGGATCTGATATTCCTGGTGATCCTGCATCACTTACTAGTGCAATATTTTCTCCCATACTGATTCTTTTAATTATTTCATCTGATTTACCCATTTCATTATGTTGATGATAGCTTATTAGATTTTTCTTTATATTATAATGATTTAATAACTTAATTGTCTGTCTTGTATCTTCTGCTGCAATTGTATCAACTAATTCTAATGTTTCTAGTGCTCTAAGCGTTATATCTTTAAGATTTCCAATAGGGGTTGGTACAATATATAACTTACTCATTACTACCTTCTCCTTTACTTCTACCATATATTTCATCTATTTCTTCTGTATATTTTCCATCTTCTCCATAAACATACAATGGTGATTCCCATTTTAGAAAAGCTCCTCCATCTCTTTGACCTTCAATCAAAACAATATTAGGCGGTTTTCTTGTATTCGGATGAATCATTTGTATTCTTTTGGGTTCTATTTTATATTTTCTCATTAGACAGAGAATATCAGCTAACCTCTCTGGCCTATGTACCATGCACAATCTTCCATTATCTTTTAATAGTATTCTAGCTGCAATTATTACATCCTCTAAATTGCATAAGATTTCATGTCTGGCTATTGCCAACCTATCGTTAGGATTAATAATTCCTGATGAGTTTAATTTATATGGAGGATTTACTGTTATGACATCAGCTTTGTCTATTTTTTTTAGAAGATCAACATCTTTTAAATCTCCTGTCATAAAGCTAATCTGATCCTTAAGTTTATTTATTTCTACACTTCTATTAGCCATTTCCACAAATTCTTCTTGAATCTCTATTCCTAAAACAGATTTAGGATTCTTTTTCCCTTTTATTAAAAATGGTACTATGCCAGTTCCAGTACACAAATCAATAACCCTGCTATTTTTTCTCACATTAGCGAAATTAGCCAAAAGTACCGCATCTATACCGAACCTAAAAGCATTCTGCTTTTGGATTAACATAAGTCCATTTAATTGCAGATCATCTAAAGTTTCATCATTCATTAGTAATGCGTTATAATTCACAAAATCACACTCCATTATTTAACTACCTTTATATTATAGTTATACAGGGTTTTAAGTTCAACTAATAACTTATTCATGTGTGTATAAGTTAAGTTTCCTATAAAAAACCTATAGATATTCAAAACATCAATGTTTTAACAAATTAAAAAGGCGTCTCAAAGGTCTCCCTTTAGATACGCCATTTAATCAATTTTATTAAATTCTTCTAGCTGTTACAAAATGATATATAGGTCCAACGATAACACCTACACCTGGCATAGATGCATGAAGCATTTGGCCTCCACCTACATAGATACCAACATGTCCAATTCCGTTTGTGAATACTATATCTCCAGGTTGTAAATCACCATATGAAACTGGTGAGCCAACATTAACTTGATCATATGTTGTTCTAGGTAAATTAATACCGAAATGTCTATAAACATATTGAACTAGTCCTGAGCAGTCAAATGCATCTGGTCCAGTTGCACCCCATACATAAGGTCTTCCTATAAAGTTATATCCATATGAAACAATTGCAGAGCTTGATGCTGTTGGAGTACTTCCGCCTCCTCTGCTTGGAGTATAGTTACTTGCAGCTTGTTTTTGTTTCACTAAAGTTTTAGCTTTTTCAATTAAATCTACTATTGCTTTATCAGAAGCATCAGTCTTAACTTGCTTTGCATTTCTGATTCCTCTTA includes these proteins:
- a CDS encoding tRNA1(Val) (adenine(37)-N6)-methyltransferase, whose translation is MNDETLDDLQLNGLMLIQKQNAFRFGIDAVLLANFANVRKNSRVIDLCTGTGIVPFLIKGKKNPKSVLGIEIQEEFVEMANRSVEINKLKDQISFMTGDLKDVDLLKKIDKADVITVNPPYKLNSSGIINPNDRLAIARHEILCNLEDVIIAARILLKDNGRLCMVHRPERLADILCLMRKYKIEPKRIQMIHPNTRKPPNIVLIEGQRDGGAFLKWESPLYVYGEDGKYTEEIDEIYGRSKGEGSNE
- a CDS encoding AbrB/MazE/SpoVT family DNA-binding domain-containing protein — encoded protein: MKSTGVVRRVDELGRIVIPIELRRTLDIAEKDALEIYVDGEQIILKKYEPACIFCGDARDVVNYKGKNICKNCLAELKK
- the rsmI gene encoding 16S rRNA (cytidine(1402)-2'-O)-methyltransferase; this translates as MSKLYIVPTPIGNLKDITLRALETLELVDTIAAEDTRQTIKLLNHYNIKKNLISYHQHNEMGKSDEIIKRISMGENIALVSDAGSPGISDPGSVIIRKCIEEGVEFEVLPGATAIITALVASGLDTTKFSFRGFLPRETKDRRELVEEIKEYRDTLIFYEAPHRLLETLKFLRESFGNREISACKELTKLHETFVRGKLEDVIEYFSSNNIKGEFVLVLSGKSDQELVEEAKAKWENLTIEEHIIKFIDEGLDKKEAIKKVAKERGLSKSEVYKYGVGI